The Leptospira saintgironsiae nucleotide sequence CTGCGGCGAACTTTCTGATCAGTATCTTTTTATTCATAAATTTCCCTTCTCATTTTGCAAAAAAAATCCCCCAACGAATATTTATTCGGAGGGGGCTTTGTGAATTTTGAAACGGATAAAAGAACGTTTTTCTTTTACTTTTTCAGCTCAGGTGCTAGATCCGCCAGAGGAACCTTATCTTTTGGAAGGTTTCTGTAGATATCATATTCGAACCCGTCCGCAGATCTTCCTTTTGAATCAGGTGCTGCATTAGGATCATTTTTATGATTATATCTGTCTCTGTCCTCTCTGTCTAAGAAAGGTTTATAATCGGAACGATATCCCCATTTGAAAACTGAATCGTCAGGATTCTGAGCGACTACCAAACAAGATGGATCCACCCATCCTTCGTTTTTCTCAGTTTTGATACGTACCAATTTTTTCGCGATGTAGTAATGATTTCTATAATCATAAACCTTTACTACAGTTCCAATAGGAAGGAATTCCACAGGAACAGGATTAGACTGGTCGTCAGAAAGAATTCCGACTTTAGGATCCAATTTACCTTTTTCTAATGTAGGGCAATTGATATTCCCTACAACTTGAGCGGTATTGGAGCAAGCTCCCAATGCGAGAGCTGCAATTCCGAGGATCGTAATATTTAATGCTAATTTTTTCATGATCCTTTTCCTTATTGGTGATGGTGTAAAGATTCTTCCAATCTCGGATCTCCCACCGGGATCAAAGGAGCTTTTTCCAATCTTTTAAGAACTACCAGACCGAATATTCCGATCACACCTACTACTGATCCCAAAGATACTATGTATCCACCGAAAGAGAAATCCACGAAATTAGCAGGATAAACCAGCCAGAAAATTTCAGTAGCTTGAGTGAAGATAACCCAAAGAGCAACTTTCACTAAGAAATCGATGTTTCTTTTGTTCGGGCGGTTTAACAAGAGCATGAAAGGAACTGCAAACTTAATTGCAGGCAATGCTAATGTAAGATATTCCCATCCGCCAGTTAGTCTTTGCTCGTAGAAGAAGGTTTCTTCCGGAATGGAAGCATACCAGATCAACATGAACTGAGAGAAACCAACATAAGCCCAGAATACTGTGAAACCGAGCAAGAATTTTCCTAAGTCGTGGATATGGTTTTCGTTTACCAGGTTTCCTAAAAATCCTTTTTTCTTCAAATAATACGCCATGATTATGAAAGAAGAAAGTCCTGCCTGATAAGCTCCTGCGAAGCAATAAACTCCGAACATAGTGGAGAACCAGTGTGGAGTAAGAGACATTACCAACATGATAGAAACTAAGGAGAAGGAAAGTGCGAAGAATATAATATATCCTCCGGCTAACTTCGCGCTAAACTGAGTATGTTTAACATCTTTGTCGCTATCTTGAGTAACGGATCTTTTATAGAAAAGATATCCGAATGTAGACCAAGCTGCTCCTAAAACAATCACCATCACGGAGAAAAATCCGATGTTTAAGAGTGGTTTTTTGTGTTTAAGAAGTTTATCAGCTTCTACCGCTTCTGCGTGAGTCCACTCATATAGATCATGAGCTCCCAAAATCAGAACAAGAAGAAGTACCGCTGCAACTGGAACAAATAGTCCGTATGTTTCGGAAATTCTACGAAGAGTTACCGGCCAATGAGCGCCAGTGATATGTGCCAAAGAGGTAAA carries:
- a CDS encoding Lsa16 family lipoprotein adhesin — protein: MKKLALNITILGIAALALGACSNTAQVVGNINCPTLEKGKLDPKVGILSDDQSNPVPVEFLPIGTVVKVYDYRNHYYIAKKLVRIKTEKNEGWVDPSCLVVAQNPDDSVFKWGYRSDYKPFLDREDRDRYNHKNDPNAAPDSKGRSADGFEYDIYRNLPKDKVPLADLAPELKK